From Tautonia plasticadhaerens, the proteins below share one genomic window:
- a CDS encoding hybrid sensor histidine kinase/response regulator codes for MFRLSFGLTFVALGALLSAASLGLLPDRQGAVLDGRKALCEAVAIACSAAAQDGAASAIVPTVEALVHRHPDLISAGIRDPEGRLLAASPGHEAAWGDGPGRLSTPTHMHVPITLAGGPWGEAELRFRPLDGLGLPAELARVTLPLLGFVGLMTLVGSYLLLRGALRKVDPRRAGVVPDRVRQTLNTVMEGVLVLDREQRIALANDAFAAAVGIDADSLRGRKASELGWEPAPGGVPLAVDPADLPWARALTDKAPRRGDLLALRAGDRPRRVSVNATAILDDAGTCRGALATFDDLTPIEDKNAELSVALHRLGRSRAKIRRQKLQLQVAKEAAEAANAAKGEFLANVSHEIRTPMNAIIGMTEIALDTELRGDQREYLEVVRSSAESLLAIINDLLDFSKIEAGKFELDPRPFSLRDTIGETLRTLAVRAHGKGLELVGDVGPDVPDALLGDSGRLRQVLINLVGNAIKFTERGEVCVRVSPGEADGVGGVALRFDVADTGIGIPADKLHSIFDPFTQADGSTARKYGGTGLGLAISNRLVGMMGGRIWVESEPGRGSTFRFTLRLAESEAPADASAGLPEHLLGRPAVVVDDNASNRHALAGMLGRLGLETRGFEEGIDAVIELGRADTPPAVAVVDSTLADVDGIDVVEQLSRLPKPPEATVLLLEPSQAALGERARSLGAVPLLKPVKESDLRRALREGLGLESRATPAGPSAVGAPSGPRYRVLLVDDNEFNRRVGAHKLRQLGHEVIVACGGREALDLLDSEPFHLVFLDVQMPDLDGLETTAALRAREADTGAHQLVIAMTARAMAGDREQCLAGDMDGYVTKPIRDDQLAAEIRVLSPRIAAPPLPDATVPAPAPAPEPRPNAPAGVGPDREAALARVGGDAALFQSLIDVFAEDCTRMIAELRSALADGDAATLGRAAHTIKSMTRFFSIDDVSEIAYGLELMGQRGDLGSAPAEVERLVAALDRVLPQILAMSDGAPRR; via the coding sequence ATGTTCCGACTGAGCTTCGGCCTGACCTTCGTCGCCCTCGGGGCCCTGCTGTCGGCCGCGTCGCTCGGCCTGCTGCCCGACCGCCAGGGCGCGGTCCTCGACGGCCGCAAGGCGCTGTGCGAGGCCGTAGCCATCGCCTGCTCGGCCGCCGCCCAGGACGGCGCCGCGTCGGCCATCGTCCCCACGGTGGAGGCCCTGGTGCATCGCCACCCCGATCTGATCTCCGCCGGCATCCGCGACCCCGAGGGCCGCCTGCTCGCCGCATCGCCCGGCCACGAGGCCGCCTGGGGCGACGGGCCCGGCCGGCTGTCGACGCCCACGCACATGCACGTGCCGATCACCCTGGCCGGCGGCCCCTGGGGCGAGGCCGAGCTGCGATTCCGCCCGCTCGACGGCCTCGGCCTGCCGGCCGAGCTGGCCCGGGTCACGCTGCCCCTGCTCGGCTTCGTCGGCCTGATGACCCTGGTCGGCTCGTATTTGCTGCTCCGGGGCGCCTTGCGGAAGGTCGACCCCCGGCGCGCCGGCGTCGTGCCCGACCGCGTCCGCCAGACGCTCAACACGGTGATGGAGGGCGTGCTCGTGCTCGACCGCGAGCAGCGGATCGCCCTGGCCAACGACGCCTTCGCCGCCGCCGTCGGCATCGACGCCGATTCCCTCCGCGGCCGCAAGGCCAGCGAACTGGGATGGGAGCCCGCCCCCGGCGGCGTCCCCCTCGCCGTCGACCCCGCCGACCTGCCCTGGGCTCGCGCCCTGACCGACAAGGCCCCCCGCCGCGGCGACCTGCTCGCGCTGCGCGCCGGCGACCGCCCCCGCCGCGTCTCGGTCAACGCCACGGCCATCCTCGACGACGCCGGCACTTGCCGCGGCGCCCTGGCCACCTTCGACGACCTGACCCCCATCGAGGACAAGAACGCCGAGCTGAGCGTCGCCCTGCACCGCCTCGGCCGCTCCCGCGCCAAGATTCGACGCCAGAAGCTCCAGCTCCAGGTCGCCAAGGAGGCCGCCGAGGCCGCCAACGCCGCCAAGGGCGAGTTCCTCGCCAACGTCAGCCACGAGATCCGCACGCCCATGAACGCGATCATCGGCATGACCGAGATCGCCCTGGACACGGAGCTTCGCGGCGACCAGCGCGAGTACCTGGAGGTCGTCCGCTCCTCGGCCGAATCGCTGCTGGCGATCATCAACGACCTGCTCGACTTCTCCAAGATCGAGGCCGGCAAGTTCGAGCTGGACCCGCGCCCCTTCTCGCTCCGCGACACGATCGGTGAGACGCTCCGCACGCTGGCCGTCCGCGCCCACGGCAAGGGCCTGGAGCTGGTCGGCGACGTCGGCCCCGACGTGCCCGACGCCTTGCTCGGCGACTCCGGCCGGCTCCGGCAGGTGCTCATCAACCTCGTCGGCAATGCGATCAAGTTCACCGAGCGCGGCGAGGTCTGCGTCCGCGTCTCGCCCGGCGAGGCCGACGGCGTCGGCGGCGTCGCCCTCCGGTTCGACGTGGCCGACACGGGCATCGGAATCCCGGCCGACAAGCTGCACTCCATCTTCGACCCGTTCACCCAGGCCGACGGCTCGACCGCCCGCAAGTACGGCGGCACCGGCCTGGGCCTGGCCATCTCGAACCGGCTGGTCGGCATGATGGGCGGCCGGATCTGGGTCGAGAGCGAGCCGGGACGCGGCAGCACCTTCCGCTTCACCCTCCGCCTGGCCGAGTCCGAGGCCCCGGCCGACGCCTCCGCCGGCCTCCCCGAGCACCTGCTCGGCCGCCCGGCGGTGGTCGTCGACGACAACGCGAGCAACCGCCACGCCCTGGCCGGCATGCTCGGCCGGCTCGGCCTGGAGACCCGGGGCTTCGAGGAGGGGATCGACGCGGTCATCGAGCTGGGCCGCGCCGACACGCCCCCGGCCGTCGCCGTGGTCGACTCCACATTGGCCGACGTCGACGGCATCGACGTGGTCGAGCAGCTCTCCCGGCTGCCGAAGCCGCCCGAGGCCACGGTCCTGCTGCTGGAGCCCTCGCAGGCCGCCCTGGGCGAGCGTGCCCGGTCGCTGGGCGCCGTGCCGCTGTTGAAGCCGGTCAAGGAGTCGGACCTGCGCCGCGCCCTCCGCGAGGGCCTGGGCCTCGAATCCCGGGCCACGCCCGCCGGCCCATCGGCCGTCGGCGCCCCGAGCGGCCCCCGCTACCGGGTCCTGCTGGTCGATGATAATGAGTTCAACCGCCGCGTCGGCGCCCACAAGCTCCGACAGCTCGGCCATGAGGTCATCGTGGCCTGCGGCGGCCGCGAGGCGCTCGACCTGCTCGACTCCGAACCCTTCCACCTCGTCTTCCTCGACGTGCAGATGCCCGACCTCGACGGCCTTGAGACGACCGCCGCCCTCCGGGCCCGCGAGGCCGACACGGGGGCGCATCAACTCGTCATCGCCATGACGGCCCGCGCGATGGCCGGCGACCGCGAGCAGTGCCTGGCCGGCGACATGGACGGCTACGTCACCAAGCCGATCCGCGACGACCAGCTCGCGGCCGAGATCCGCGTCCTCTCCCCCCGGATCGCCGCCCCGCCGCTGCCCGACGCGACTGTCCCCGCCCCCGCCCCCGCCCCCGAGCCCCGTCCCAACGCTCCGGCCGGCGTCGGGCCGGACCGCGAGGCGGCCCTGGCCCGCGTCGGCGGCGACGCGGCGCTGTTCCAGAGCCTCATCGACGTCTTCGCCGAGGACTGCACCCGGATGATCGCCGAGCTGCGATCGGCCCTGGCCGACGGCGACGCCGCCACCCTCGGCCGGGCCGCGCACACGATCAAGAGCATGACCCGATTTTTCTCGATCGACGACGTCTCCGAGATCGCCTACGGCCTGGAGCTGATGGGCCAGCGGGGCGACCTCGGCTCGGCGCCGGCCGAGGTCGAGCGGCTGGTCGCGGCGCTGGACCGCGTGCTGCCGCAGATCCTAGCGATGAGCGACGGAGCCCCCCGCCGATGA